The Miltoncostaea oceani genome includes a region encoding these proteins:
- a CDS encoding Kelch repeat-containing protein, whose product MRYLLAALATLVLLAGCSDSSPAWRPLASAPEARTEVAGAALARRVAVVGGLTATGQASARVDLYDPRRARWIRLPDLPEARHHAMAATRGGRLYVVGGYRPASEGGAPADTAWVLFDRRWRPLPRLPEPRAAGGAAIVRNRLYVIGGVSDAAPRTLAATSLHLDLRTLQWTPFPGVTPAREHLGVTSLAGQVYAVGGRTADLRTNVATAEAYDTRRGAWTRLPDAPTARGGNGAVAADRRIVVVGGERPGGTIPQVDAYDPSTGSWRTLPASPRPRHGAAVVGIGRTAYQAMGGPEPGLSVSPTLMALRVPRD is encoded by the coding sequence GTGCGTTACCTGCTCGCCGCACTCGCCACCCTCGTTCTGCTGGCGGGGTGCTCCGACTCGTCGCCCGCCTGGCGACCCCTCGCCTCGGCGCCGGAGGCGCGCACGGAGGTCGCCGGGGCCGCGCTCGCTCGGCGGGTCGCCGTCGTCGGCGGGCTCACCGCCACCGGGCAGGCGTCGGCGCGCGTCGACCTCTACGACCCGCGGCGGGCGCGCTGGATCCGGCTGCCCGACCTGCCCGAGGCGCGCCACCACGCGATGGCCGCCACCCGCGGCGGCCGGCTGTACGTCGTCGGCGGGTACCGGCCGGCGTCCGAGGGCGGCGCGCCGGCGGACACCGCCTGGGTGCTCTTCGACCGCCGCTGGCGGCCGCTGCCGCGGCTGCCGGAGCCGCGGGCCGCGGGGGGCGCCGCCATCGTGCGCAACCGGCTCTACGTCATCGGCGGCGTCAGCGACGCGGCGCCGCGGACCCTGGCGGCGACGTCGCTGCACCTCGACCTGCGGACCCTGCAGTGGACCCCGTTCCCCGGCGTCACGCCGGCGCGCGAGCACCTCGGGGTGACGTCGCTCGCCGGGCAGGTCTACGCGGTCGGCGGGCGCACCGCCGACCTCCGCACGAACGTGGCGACCGCCGAGGCGTACGACACGCGGCGGGGCGCCTGGACGCGGCTGCCGGACGCGCCGACCGCGCGCGGCGGCAACGGCGCCGTCGCCGCGGACCGCCGCATCGTGGTGGTCGGCGGCGAGCGCCCCGGGGGGACGATCCCGCAGGTCGACGCCTACGACCCGTCGACGGGGTCGTGGCGGACGCTGCCGGCGAGCCCCCGGCCGCGCCACGGCGCCGCCGTGGTGGGGATCGGGCGGACGGCGTACCAGGCGATGGGCGGACCCGAGCCCGGCCTCTCGGTCAGCCCGACCCTCATGGCGCTGCGGGTGCCGCGGGACTGA
- a CDS encoding YihY/virulence factor BrkB family protein has product MPTEPGDADAPGRRDLLLWRATEWVRRSATRFFEARGPRQSAAIAYYVLLSLFPLMLLLTSVAGLVLGDEELRADFTEALTDALPLTEAGADEIEESLRGVSENAGTVGILSLLTLLWTASGMMGAIRGSLDDIDPDTPARPVAVGKLVDLAMLLVATVLLAASAGITVATRVGGSRAGDLVGISGLLYEVAQIVVPIVVGTLLLIVLLRWVPTASPPVRDLWPACLVGAVALWALTVGFAAFIDEFGRYNVIYGSLAAVVVFLVFVYLAANAVLITAAFAAEWRGVRTGRPGGEPGPGLAVEVLRFLRGLFVRDEPPRPRG; this is encoded by the coding sequence ATGCCCACCGAGCCCGGCGACGCGGACGCCCCCGGCCGGCGGGACCTGCTGCTGTGGCGGGCGACGGAGTGGGTGCGGCGGTCGGCGACGCGGTTCTTCGAGGCGCGCGGGCCCCGGCAGTCGGCGGCGATCGCCTACTACGTGCTGCTCTCCCTGTTCCCCCTGATGCTGCTGCTGACGTCGGTGGCGGGGCTCGTGCTGGGAGACGAGGAGCTGCGCGCCGACTTCACGGAGGCCCTCACCGACGCCCTCCCGCTCACGGAGGCCGGCGCCGACGAGATCGAGGAGTCGCTGCGCGGGGTGAGCGAGAACGCCGGCACCGTCGGGATCCTCAGCCTCCTCACCCTGCTGTGGACCGCCAGCGGCATGATGGGCGCGATCCGCGGGAGCCTCGACGACATCGACCCGGACACCCCCGCGCGGCCCGTCGCCGTCGGCAAGCTCGTCGACCTGGCGATGCTGCTGGTGGCGACGGTCCTGCTGGCGGCGTCGGCGGGCATCACCGTCGCGACGCGCGTCGGCGGGTCGCGCGCCGGCGACCTCGTCGGCATCTCGGGCCTGCTCTACGAGGTCGCCCAGATCGTCGTCCCGATCGTCGTCGGCACGCTGCTGCTGATCGTCCTGCTGCGGTGGGTCCCGACGGCGTCGCCCCCCGTGCGCGACCTGTGGCCCGCGTGCCTCGTCGGGGCGGTCGCCCTGTGGGCCCTGACCGTCGGCTTCGCGGCGTTCATCGACGAGTTCGGCCGCTACAACGTGATCTACGGGTCGCTCGCCGCCGTCGTGGTGTTCCTGGTGTTCGTGTACCTCGCGGCGAACGCCGTGCTGATCACCGCCGCCTTCGCCGCCGAGTGGCGCGGCGTCCGCACGGGGCGGCCGGGGGGCGAACCCGGCCCGGGGCTCGCGGTGGAGGTGCTGCGGTTCCTCCGCGGGCTCTTCGTGCGCGACGAGCCGCCGCGCCCCCGCGGCTGA
- a CDS encoding inositol monophosphatase family protein: protein MPEEGPGADHEEWLAAFRRACDRIADAAAAMTPDRRREPQGRGAGGDVTVLIDRVAEDVVLEELEALGRPMRVLSEEAGEVVLGGGGADIPLVVVDPIDGSLNAKRGMPLFATSIALSGGPAMGDVTLGLVRDHGTGEEWTAARGRGAWRDGERLAAQPPPDPRRLPVLLLEGATPARVARAAGRLDGRAGRLRALGSLALSLCHVAGGRGDAMAGLGPGRAVDVAAAQLVARETGLLVGMPRVEDLPGVPLDLESRFRVSAAHDGDTIDLLRSLSRR, encoded by the coding sequence ATGCCTGAGGAGGGCCCGGGGGCCGACCACGAGGAATGGCTGGCGGCGTTCCGGCGTGCATGCGACCGCATCGCCGACGCCGCCGCCGCGATGACGCCGGACCGCCGCCGCGAGCCCCAGGGGCGTGGCGCCGGCGGTGACGTGACCGTCCTGATCGATCGGGTCGCCGAGGACGTCGTCCTCGAGGAGCTGGAGGCGCTCGGCCGGCCGATGCGGGTGCTGAGCGAGGAGGCCGGCGAGGTCGTCCTCGGCGGCGGGGGCGCCGACATCCCGCTCGTCGTCGTCGATCCCATCGACGGAAGCCTGAACGCGAAGCGCGGGATGCCGCTCTTCGCGACGTCGATCGCGCTGTCCGGGGGTCCGGCGATGGGCGACGTGACGCTCGGCCTGGTGCGCGACCACGGCACCGGCGAGGAGTGGACCGCCGCGCGCGGCCGGGGCGCCTGGCGCGACGGGGAGCGCCTCGCGGCGCAGCCGCCACCCGACCCCCGGCGGCTGCCGGTGCTGCTGCTGGAGGGGGCGACCCCCGCCCGCGTCGCCCGCGCCGCGGGACGCCTCGACGGCCGCGCCGGCCGCCTCCGCGCCCTCGGGTCGCTGGCGTTGTCGCTCTGCCACGTCGCCGGCGGCCGGGGCGACGCGATGGCCGGCCTCGGACCGGGCCGCGCCGTCGACGTGGCCGCCGCGCAGCTCGTCGCCCGCGAGACGGGGCTGCTCGTCGGCATGCCCCGCGTCGAGGACCTGCCGGGCGTCCCCCTCGACCTGGAGAGCCGCTTCCGCGTGTCCGCCGCCCACGACGGTGACACGATCGACCTCCTGCGGAGCCTGTCGAGGAGATAG
- a CDS encoding DUF1015 family protein — MADVRPFRALRYAAAAGPLGTLVSPPYDVISAEERRGYLAVSPYNAVRLILPEVGYDEVAGLISAWCDDGVLTRSEEPVLIAWTQSFTLGDGVPRERRTILAAVGLEPYEARVVRPHERTHAGPKEDRLRLTRAVRTNLSPVFGLYPDAEGVAWAAVAPTGEPDAEVRDAEGTVHRFWRVADPAAAAGVAEAMRDRWILIADGHHRYETALAYRDEVRAAGGGDGPHDRVLMGLTALDDPGLVVLPTHRLLTRWPEGADAAFDAAPVAGLDALLAALEAAPEDSAALGLVTADGMRLLTAPARPGMSPAERLDVAALEREILVPHLGADQAALAHDEVLSYTKDAAEAAGLVASGAIAAAVILRGIPKSAVADVAEAGETMPQKSTYFFPKLLTGVAFHSLVDA, encoded by the coding sequence GTGGCCGACGTCCGACCCTTCCGCGCCCTGCGCTACGCCGCCGCGGCGGGCCCCCTCGGGACCCTCGTGTCGCCGCCGTACGACGTCATCTCGGCGGAGGAGCGCCGCGGCTACCTCGCGGTCAGCCCCTACAACGCCGTCCGGCTGATCCTGCCGGAGGTGGGCTACGACGAGGTCGCCGGGCTGATCTCCGCGTGGTGCGACGACGGCGTGCTGACCCGCTCGGAGGAGCCGGTCCTGATCGCCTGGACCCAGTCCTTCACGCTCGGCGACGGCGTCCCGCGGGAGCGGCGCACGATCCTGGCGGCCGTCGGGCTGGAGCCGTACGAGGCCCGCGTCGTGCGCCCCCACGAGCGCACCCACGCCGGCCCGAAGGAGGACCGCCTGCGCCTGACGCGCGCCGTGCGGACCAACCTGTCGCCGGTCTTCGGCCTCTACCCCGACGCCGAGGGCGTCGCGTGGGCGGCGGTGGCCCCCACCGGCGAGCCGGACGCCGAGGTGCGCGACGCCGAGGGCACGGTCCACCGCTTCTGGCGGGTGGCCGACCCCGCCGCGGCCGCCGGCGTGGCCGAGGCGATGCGCGACCGCTGGATCCTGATCGCGGACGGCCACCACCGGTACGAGACGGCCCTCGCCTACCGTGACGAGGTGCGCGCCGCCGGCGGCGGCGACGGCCCACACGACCGGGTGCTGATGGGGCTGACGGCCCTCGACGACCCGGGCCTCGTGGTCCTCCCGACGCACCGCCTGCTGACCCGCTGGCCCGAGGGCGCCGACGCCGCGTTCGACGCCGCCCCCGTCGCCGGGCTCGACGCGCTGCTCGCCGCGCTGGAGGCCGCGCCCGAGGACTCCGCGGCGCTCGGCCTGGTCACCGCCGACGGCATGCGCCTGCTCACCGCCCCCGCCCGCCCCGGCATGTCGCCCGCCGAGCGGCTCGACGTCGCGGCGCTCGAGCGCGAGATCCTCGTCCCGCACCTCGGCGCCGACCAGGCCGCCCTGGCCCACGACGAGGTCCTGTCGTACACCAAGGACGCCGCCGAGGCCGCCGGGCTCGTCGCCTCCGGCGCGATCGCCGCCGCCGTGATCCTGCGCGGCATCCCCAAGTCGGCCGTCGCCGACGTCGCCGAGGCGGGCGAGACGATGCCCCAGAAGTCGACCTACTTCTTCCCCAAGCTGCTGACCGGCGTGGCGTTCCACTCGCTGGTCGATGCCTGA
- a CDS encoding ATP-dependent helicase has protein sequence MTSDLTPEQRAAVTHPGGPAIVLAGAGAGKTRVLCRRLAWLVGEGAAPDEILALTFTREAAVELRARAEDLLGTSHETLRVTTFHSYAQELTRIHGVERGLLPSVTVARTEDRMLMLLDRLDELDLRLHDLRGDRAQLVEDLVARIDACRDQLVPAEAYRRWAEARVEGARSGSDLHKARRELEIARVYETHDRWLAEEGREDFGLSIVRALELMRAHPDRREAAQAGARHVLVDEFQDTNHAQAELLYAVAGASESLVVVGDDDQGIYRFRGASAKNILDFRARYPAAAELRLERNHRSTQTILDAATAVVAPIADRAPKHSVALPDAAGPPPRFWIAPDPDGQARAVVERIVALAGEGVPLEEQAVLMRAVRLEARPLVEALERAGVPHQVRGGIGLFERREVRAAVAWLRAACDPSAVQEHLRIGADPRFGIPWEDLADAVTAAAAGGGGVTGALGRVARAGTAGPLADALDEIGRAAAELPAADALRVAIDRSGLRAAAIATGGAEGAARLAGLAALERLGREIAGRDPAIDAPGLSQLLAGLAAIGYRGEGVAPRERIGVQVMTIHQAKGLEFDAVFVVGMTRAGFPGADRSRVDIPDQLLPEVLPRGRDAHVAEARRLAYVAMTRARRHLVLCAPAHNGAGIAQTPSPFFEEARAVLGAEVEEVGEAPERALLAAVGVRRAAFERASLRAAQAAADGAADADAMRMEAARAADALVDARAAVLRPPPPPAPVVAPARPARPGLEISPSAVELYRGCPLRYRYAMVDHVPSPPSVARAIGVAAHSALEAQYRPDGPGGDGEALVRRFAVALKREGVADTAEGRQALARGRDALPDYHDRLVRSRTRPVAVERAFTLTVGPHRVHGRIDRIDAHPAGGHQLVDYKTGKPPTAGARGPGDDLVLRLYMLGAREAWGITPRGATLVHVLDGDTRGVHPDASDDAMVVEAVRDAVEGISARDFTPRPSWACRSCDFALICPAIDR, from the coding sequence GTGACGAGCGACCTGACCCCCGAGCAGCGCGCCGCGGTCACCCATCCGGGAGGGCCGGCGATCGTGCTCGCCGGCGCCGGCGCCGGCAAGACGCGCGTCCTCTGCCGCCGCCTCGCGTGGCTCGTCGGCGAGGGCGCCGCGCCCGACGAGATCCTCGCCCTCACGTTCACCCGCGAGGCGGCCGTCGAGCTGCGCGCGCGGGCGGAGGACCTGCTCGGCACCTCCCACGAGACCCTGCGCGTCACGACGTTCCACTCCTACGCGCAGGAGCTGACGCGCATCCACGGCGTCGAGCGCGGCCTGCTGCCGTCGGTCACGGTGGCGCGCACCGAGGACCGGATGCTGATGCTCCTCGACCGGCTCGACGAGCTCGACCTGCGCCTCCACGACCTCCGCGGCGACCGCGCCCAGCTCGTCGAGGACCTCGTCGCGCGCATCGACGCCTGCCGCGACCAGCTCGTGCCGGCCGAGGCGTACCGGCGCTGGGCCGAGGCGCGGGTCGAGGGGGCGCGCTCGGGCTCCGACCTGCACAAGGCGCGCCGGGAGCTCGAGATCGCCCGCGTCTACGAGACCCACGACCGCTGGCTGGCGGAGGAGGGCCGCGAGGACTTCGGGTTGTCGATCGTCCGGGCGCTGGAGCTGATGCGCGCCCACCCCGATCGCCGCGAGGCCGCCCAGGCCGGCGCCCGCCACGTGCTCGTCGACGAGTTCCAGGACACCAACCACGCCCAGGCCGAGCTGCTCTACGCCGTGGCGGGGGCGTCGGAGAGCCTGGTGGTGGTCGGCGACGACGACCAGGGCATCTACCGCTTCCGCGGCGCCTCGGCGAAGAACATCCTCGACTTCCGGGCGCGGTACCCCGCCGCGGCCGAGCTGCGCCTCGAACGCAACCATCGCTCCACGCAGACGATCCTCGACGCCGCCACGGCCGTCGTCGCGCCGATCGCCGACCGCGCCCCGAAGCACAGCGTCGCCCTGCCCGACGCCGCGGGCCCGCCGCCGCGCTTCTGGATCGCCCCGGACCCGGACGGGCAGGCACGCGCCGTGGTCGAGCGCATCGTCGCCCTCGCGGGGGAGGGGGTGCCGCTCGAGGAGCAGGCGGTGCTGATGCGGGCGGTGCGCCTGGAGGCCCGCCCCCTCGTCGAGGCGCTGGAGCGCGCGGGCGTCCCCCACCAGGTGCGCGGCGGCATCGGCCTGTTCGAGCGGCGGGAGGTCCGCGCGGCGGTCGCGTGGTTGCGGGCGGCGTGCGACCCGTCGGCGGTGCAGGAGCACCTGCGCATCGGCGCCGACCCCCGGTTCGGCATCCCCTGGGAGGACCTTGCGGACGCCGTCACCGCGGCGGCCGCCGGTGGCGGCGGCGTGACCGGTGCGCTCGGGCGGGTGGCGCGCGCCGGCACGGCCGGCCCGCTGGCGGACGCCCTCGACGAGATCGGTCGCGCCGCCGCCGAGCTGCCGGCCGCCGACGCGCTGCGCGTCGCGATCGACCGCTCCGGCCTGCGCGCCGCGGCGATCGCGACGGGGGGAGCCGAGGGCGCGGCCCGGCTCGCGGGCCTCGCCGCGCTGGAGCGCCTCGGCCGCGAGATCGCGGGGCGGGACCCCGCCATCGACGCCCCCGGCCTGTCGCAGCTGCTCGCCGGCCTCGCCGCCATCGGCTACCGGGGCGAGGGCGTCGCCCCACGCGAGCGCATCGGCGTGCAGGTGATGACGATCCACCAGGCCAAGGGGCTCGAGTTCGACGCGGTCTTCGTGGTCGGCATGACCCGGGCGGGGTTCCCGGGGGCGGACCGCAGCCGCGTGGACATCCCCGACCAGCTCCTGCCGGAGGTCCTGCCCCGCGGCCGCGACGCCCACGTCGCGGAGGCGCGCCGGCTGGCGTACGTCGCGATGACCCGTGCACGCCGCCACCTGGTTCTCTGCGCGCCCGCCCACAACGGGGCCGGCATCGCGCAGACCCCGTCCCCGTTCTTCGAGGAGGCCCGCGCCGTCCTCGGCGCCGAGGTGGAGGAGGTCGGGGAGGCGCCGGAGCGCGCGCTGCTCGCCGCCGTGGGCGTCCGCCGGGCCGCCTTCGAGCGCGCGTCGCTGCGCGCCGCCCAGGCCGCGGCCGACGGCGCCGCCGACGCCGACGCGATGCGGATGGAGGCGGCCCGCGCCGCCGACGCGCTCGTCGACGCCCGCGCCGCGGTGCTGCGCCCCCCGCCGCCGCCCGCCCCCGTCGTCGCCCCGGCCCGCCCGGCCCGCCCGGGCCTCGAGATCAGCCCGAGCGCCGTCGAGCTCTACCGCGGCTGCCCCCTGCGCTACCGCTACGCGATGGTCGACCACGTGCCGTCGCCGCCGAGCGTCGCCCGCGCCATCGGGGTCGCCGCGCACTCGGCCCTGGAGGCGCAGTACCGGCCCGACGGCCCGGGGGGCGACGGCGAGGCCCTCGTCCGCCGGTTCGCGGTGGCGCTGAAGCGCGAGGGCGTGGCGGACACGGCGGAGGGCCGGCAGGCGCTCGCCCGCGGCCGCGACGCCCTGCCCGACTACCACGACCGCCTGGTGCGGAGCCGCACCCGGCCCGTCGCGGTGGAGCGGGCGTTCACGCTCACCGTCGGCCCCCACCGGGTGCACGGCCGCATCGACCGCATCGACGCGCACCCCGCGGGCGGTCACCAGCTCGTCGACTACAAGACGGGCAAGCCGCCGACGGCGGGCGCCCGCGGCCCCGGCGACGACCTGGTGCTGCGGCTCTACATGCTCGGCGCCCGCGAGGCGTGGGGGATCACCCCCCGCGGCGCGACGCTCGTGCACGTGCTCGACGGCGACACCCGCGGCGTGCACCCCGACGCCTCCGACGACGCGATGGTGGTGGAGGCGGTGCGCGACGCGGTGGAGGGCATCTCGGCGCGGGACTTCACGCCCCGGCCGTCGTGGGCGTGCCGCAGCTGCGACTTCGCGTTGATCTGCCCGGCGATCGACCGATGA
- a CDS encoding OB-fold nucleic acid binding domain-containing protein has translation MTAISSFAAGTAVEGVYAVRRKERRLSRQGRPFLALTLADATGAVPAVIFDEADFFGEQFEEGDRVRVTGRVTERDGRVSLTVGHLRPAADEGVAADLLPRSHRDPDELFGFVLHLADEVADPGLRRVLDALTGDDDLATAWRTMPCTRSGHHAYMGGLVEHTVGVTAVAQALTTWHPRLDSDLLLAGALVHDIGHARAFRLGATFELTDEGRLLGHVAIGHEIVGDAARRAGLDATRRAELLHVIDWHHGPPPGQAPGAAGPEALALWRANQLETGVKARLEGPGPVD, from the coding sequence ATGACGGCGATCTCCTCGTTCGCGGCGGGGACGGCGGTGGAGGGTGTCTACGCCGTGCGCCGCAAGGAGCGCCGCCTGTCGCGCCAGGGCCGCCCGTTCCTGGCGCTCACCCTCGCCGACGCGACGGGTGCGGTGCCCGCGGTGATCTTCGACGAGGCCGACTTCTTCGGGGAGCAGTTCGAGGAGGGCGACCGGGTGCGCGTCACGGGGCGCGTCACGGAGCGCGACGGCCGGGTGAGCCTCACCGTCGGCCACCTGCGGCCCGCCGCCGACGAGGGCGTCGCCGCCGACCTGCTGCCCCGCAGCCACCGCGACCCCGACGAGCTGTTCGGCTTCGTCCTCCACCTCGCCGACGAGGTCGCCGACCCGGGGCTCCGCCGGGTGCTCGACGCGTTGACGGGCGACGACGACCTGGCGACGGCGTGGCGGACGATGCCGTGCACCCGCTCCGGCCACCACGCCTACATGGGCGGGCTCGTCGAGCACACCGTCGGCGTGACGGCCGTCGCGCAGGCCCTCACGACGTGGCACCCGCGACTCGACTCCGACCTGCTGCTGGCGGGGGCCCTGGTGCATGACATCGGCCACGCCCGCGCGTTCCGGCTGGGGGCGACGTTCGAGCTCACCGACGAGGGCCGCCTGCTCGGGCACGTCGCCATCGGCCACGAGATCGTCGGCGACGCCGCACGCCGGGCGGGCCTCGACGCGACCCGCCGGGCCGAGCTCCTCCACGTCATCGACTGGCACCACGGCCCGCCGCCCGGCCAGGCGCCGGGCGCCGCGGGGCCCGAGGCGCTCGCGCTGTGGAGGGCGAACCAGCTCGAGACCGGCGTGAAGGCCCGACTGGAGGGCCCGGGCCCGGTCGACTGA